In Streptomyces longhuiensis, the following proteins share a genomic window:
- the purB gene encoding adenylosuccinate lyase, whose amino-acid sequence MTAAPAKPRIPNVLAGRYASAELATLWSPEQKVKLERQLWLAVLRAQKDLGIEVPDAALADYERVLDQVDLASIAEREKVTRHDVKARIEEFNALAGHEQVHKGMTSRDLTENVEQLQIRLSLELVRDRAVAVLARLGKLAGEYGELVIAGRSHNVAAQATTLGKRFATASDELLVAYARVEELLSRYPLRGIKGPVGTAQDMLDLLGGDAAKLDELEQRIAGHLGFSQAFTSVGQVYPRSLDYEVVTALVQLAAAPSSTAKTIRLMAGHELVTEGFKPGQVGSSAMPHKMNTRSCERVNGLMVILRGYASMTGELAGDQWNEGDVSCSVVRRVALPDAFFALDGLLETFLTVLDEFGAFPAVVARELDRYLPFLATTKVLMASVRAGVGREEAHEAIKENAVASALAMREQGAERNELLDKLAADSRIPLDRAGLDELMADKLSFTGAASDQVATVVARIEEIVKQHPEAAGYAPGAIL is encoded by the coding sequence GTGACTGCTGCGCCTGCAAAGCCCCGTATCCCGAACGTTCTCGCCGGACGCTACGCCTCCGCCGAGCTCGCCACTCTCTGGTCCCCCGAGCAGAAGGTGAAGCTGGAGCGTCAGCTCTGGCTCGCCGTACTGCGCGCGCAGAAGGACCTCGGGATCGAGGTGCCGGACGCCGCTCTCGCCGACTACGAGCGCGTCCTCGACCAGGTCGACCTGGCCTCCATCGCCGAGCGCGAGAAGGTCACGCGCCACGACGTGAAGGCCCGCATCGAGGAGTTCAACGCCCTCGCCGGCCACGAGCAGGTCCACAAGGGCATGACGTCCCGCGACCTGACGGAGAACGTCGAGCAGCTCCAGATCCGCCTCTCCCTCGAACTGGTCCGCGACCGCGCCGTCGCCGTCCTCGCGCGCCTCGGCAAGCTGGCCGGCGAGTACGGCGAGCTGGTGATCGCGGGCCGCTCGCACAACGTCGCGGCGCAGGCCACGACCCTCGGCAAGCGCTTCGCGACCGCCTCCGACGAGCTGCTCGTCGCGTACGCCCGGGTCGAGGAGCTGCTCTCCCGCTACCCGCTGCGCGGCATCAAGGGACCCGTCGGCACCGCGCAGGACATGCTGGACCTGCTCGGCGGCGACGCGGCGAAGCTCGACGAGCTCGAGCAGCGCATCGCGGGCCACCTGGGCTTCTCTCAGGCGTTCACCTCGGTCGGCCAGGTCTACCCGCGCTCCCTCGACTACGAGGTCGTCACCGCGCTCGTGCAGCTCGCGGCGGCGCCGTCCTCGACCGCCAAGACGATCCGTCTGATGGCCGGGCACGAGCTCGTCACCGAGGGCTTCAAGCCGGGCCAGGTCGGCTCGTCCGCGATGCCGCACAAGATGAACACCCGCTCCTGCGAGCGCGTCAACGGCCTCATGGTCATCCTGCGCGGCTACGCGTCGATGACCGGTGAGCTGGCGGGCGACCAGTGGAACGAGGGCGACGTCTCCTGCTCCGTGGTGCGCCGCGTCGCGCTGCCGGACGCGTTCTTCGCGCTCGACGGTCTCCTGGAGACGTTCCTGACGGTGCTCGACGAGTTCGGCGCGTTCCCGGCCGTCGTCGCCCGCGAGCTGGACCGCTACCTGCCGTTCCTCGCCACGACGAAGGTCCTGATGGCGTCGGTGCGGGCGGGCGTCGGCCGCGAGGAGGCCCACGAGGCCATCAAGGAGAACGCCGTCGCGTCGGCCCTCGCCATGCGCGAGCAGGGCGCCGAGCGCAACGAGCTGCTCGACAAGCTCGCCGCGGACTCCCGGATCCCGCTGGACCGCGCCGGGCTCGACGAGCTGATGGCCGACAAGCTGTCGTTCACGGGCGCCGCGAGCGACCAGGTCGCCACCGTCGTCGCGCGCATCGAGGAGATCGTCAAGCAGCACCCGGAGGCCGCCGGTTACGCGCCCGGAGCGATCCTCTGA
- the mug gene encoding G/U mismatch-specific DNA glycosylase yields MTRLTPADLEAARDRIVPDVVASGLSVLFCGINPGLMTAATGHHFARPGNRFWPVLHLSGFTSRQLAPAEQEELLSYGLGITNVVARATARADELSAQEYRDGGRLLTAKVERLRPRWLAVVGVTAYRSAFGEPKARIGPQERMIGGTRVWALPNPSGLNAHWTVATMAEEYGRLRAAASGDDGAGLTG; encoded by the coding sequence CTGACCCGGCTGACCCCCGCGGACCTGGAGGCCGCCCGTGACCGCATCGTTCCCGATGTGGTCGCGAGCGGCCTCTCCGTGCTTTTCTGCGGGATCAACCCGGGCCTGATGACGGCGGCGACCGGCCACCACTTCGCGCGCCCCGGCAATCGTTTCTGGCCGGTGCTCCACCTGTCCGGGTTCACCTCCCGGCAGCTGGCCCCCGCCGAGCAGGAGGAACTCCTCTCCTACGGGCTCGGGATCACGAACGTCGTCGCGCGGGCCACGGCCCGGGCGGACGAGCTGAGCGCGCAGGAGTACCGCGACGGCGGCCGTCTGCTCACCGCCAAGGTGGAGCGGCTGCGGCCGCGCTGGCTCGCGGTCGTCGGCGTGACGGCGTACCGGTCGGCCTTCGGGGAGCCGAAGGCGAGGATCGGCCCGCAGGAGCGGATGATCGGCGGGACCCGGGTGTGGGCGCTGCCCAACCCCAGTGGTCTGAACGCGCATTGGACGGTGGCGACGATGGCCGAGGAGTACGGGCGGCTGCGTGCCGCCGCCTCGGGGGACGACGGCGCGGGGCTCACCGGCTGA
- a CDS encoding SAM-dependent methyltransferase, protein MSEQSGQEPRERTEGDIAHNARVWNYWLGGKDHYEVDQQVGNQVTAMYPSIGEVARADRAFLGRAVTHLAGRAGIRQYLDIGTGLPTAENTHEVAQRIAPDSRVVYVDNDPIVLTHARALLTSTDEGATSYVDADARDPAAILRAASGTLDLGRPVAVMMLGILNFVLDTAEATSIVRHLLGAVPSGSYLVLTHPTLELGGEGNEAAMRFWNENATPPITARDRAEIEGFLDGLDVLEPGLVSCARWRTDGADEGPVVAQFGVMARKP, encoded by the coding sequence GTGAGCGAGCAGAGCGGGCAGGAGCCGCGGGAGCGGACCGAGGGCGACATCGCGCACAACGCCCGCGTGTGGAACTACTGGCTCGGCGGCAAGGACCACTACGAGGTGGACCAGCAGGTCGGCAACCAGGTCACCGCGATGTACCCCAGCATCGGCGAAGTGGCCCGCGCCGACCGGGCCTTCCTCGGCCGCGCCGTGACCCACCTCGCGGGCCGGGCGGGCATCCGCCAGTATCTCGACATCGGCACGGGCCTGCCCACCGCCGAGAACACCCACGAGGTCGCCCAGCGCATCGCCCCCGACTCCCGCGTCGTCTACGTCGACAACGACCCGATCGTGCTCACGCACGCCCGCGCGCTCCTCACCAGCACGGACGAGGGCGCCACCAGCTATGTGGACGCGGACGCGCGCGACCCCGCGGCCATCCTGCGCGCCGCGTCCGGCACCCTCGACCTCGGCCGGCCGGTCGCCGTCATGATGCTCGGCATCCTGAACTTCGTCCTCGACACCGCCGAGGCCACGTCCATCGTGCGCCACCTCCTGGGCGCGGTCCCCTCCGGCAGCTACCTCGTGCTCACGCATCCCACGCTGGAACTGGGCGGCGAGGGAAACGAGGCGGCGATGCGCTTCTGGAACGAGAACGCGACGCCGCCGATCACCGCACGCGACCGGGCCGAGATCGAGGGCTTCCTCGACGGGCTCGACGTCCTGGAGCCGGGCCTCGTCTCCTGCGCGCGCTGGCGGACGGACGGCGCCGACGAGGGGCCGGTCGTCGCGCAGTTCGGTGTCATGGCCCGCAAGCCCTGA
- a CDS encoding ABC transporter permease subunit has product MSTTAVLRSEWIKVRSVRASAGSLVAVFVTTVAINILASAAVGQAEADNKGADLLFGAFYALNFGQIAAIAFGATAVSSEYLNGALRVSLAAVPDRNLLYAAKMTVVGALALVAGQLTSFVTFLSGQAFMGSYALGLGDPGALRACVGGGLYLALMALFAAGLTVVLRSAVAVLSLLIPFILIVSFVVGDMAASVADFLPDHAGQQVLRQDPVGTLGPWTGLAVTAGWAAAALLAGWWALRRRDA; this is encoded by the coding sequence ATGTCGACCACCGCCGTGCTGCGTTCCGAATGGATCAAGGTGAGGTCGGTGCGCGCCAGCGCCGGCTCACTCGTCGCGGTCTTCGTCACGACCGTCGCCATCAACATCCTGGCCTCCGCCGCGGTCGGGCAGGCCGAGGCCGACAACAAAGGCGCCGACCTCCTCTTCGGAGCCTTCTACGCACTCAACTTCGGCCAGATCGCGGCCATCGCCTTCGGCGCGACGGCCGTGTCCTCGGAGTACCTCAACGGCGCGCTGCGCGTCTCCCTCGCCGCGGTCCCCGACAGAAACCTGCTCTACGCCGCGAAGATGACGGTCGTCGGTGCCCTGGCCCTCGTCGCGGGCCAGCTCACCTCGTTCGTCACCTTCCTCTCCGGGCAGGCGTTCATGGGGTCCTACGCTCTCGGGCTCGGTGATCCGGGCGCACTGCGCGCCTGCGTCGGAGGGGGCCTCTACCTCGCGCTGATGGCCCTGTTCGCGGCCGGTCTCACCGTCGTCCTGCGCAGCGCGGTCGCCGTCCTGAGCCTGCTGATCCCGTTCATCCTGATCGTGTCCTTCGTCGTGGGTGACATGGCCGCCTCCGTCGCCGACTTCCTCCCGGACCACGCCGGACAACAGGTCCTGCGCCAGGACCCGGTCGGCACGCTCGGGCCGTGGACGGGGCTCGCCGTCACCGCCGGGTGGGCGGCGGCCGCGCTCCTCGCCGGCTGGTGGGCGCTGCGCCGCAGGGACGCGTGA
- a CDS encoding ABC transporter ATP-binding protein, producing the protein MTSIDVQELTKEYGTTRAVDRLTFSVGPGRVTGFLGPNGAGKSTTMRLVLGLDRPTSGTATLGGRPYATLGEPLREVGALLDAQAAHGSRTARDHLRAMAASNRIPVRRVDEVLELAGIAAVAGRRIKTFSLGMRQRLGIAAALLGDPQVVMLDEPSNGLDPEGIIWIRELMRSLAREGRTVLVSSHLMNETATFADHLVVLGRGRLLADTPMQDFIDAHSDRRVRVRTTDPASLRAALRRKGLEAVTTGDGRWTVAGARAEEIGALAATDGIPVLELADESASLEEAYLALTAGATEFASAATPLQEA; encoded by the coding sequence ATGACCAGCATCGACGTCCAAGAGCTCACCAAGGAGTACGGCACGACCCGCGCGGTGGACCGCCTGACGTTCAGCGTCGGGCCCGGCCGGGTCACCGGATTCCTCGGCCCGAACGGCGCCGGGAAGTCCACGACCATGCGCCTCGTCCTCGGCCTCGACCGGCCCACGTCGGGCACCGCCACACTCGGCGGCCGCCCCTACGCGACGCTCGGCGAACCCCTGCGCGAGGTCGGCGCCCTCCTCGACGCCCAGGCCGCCCACGGCTCCCGCACCGCCCGCGACCACCTCCGCGCGATGGCCGCCTCCAACCGCATCCCGGTACGCCGGGTCGACGAGGTCCTGGAACTCGCCGGCATCGCGGCCGTCGCCGGACGCCGGATCAAGACGTTCTCACTGGGCATGCGCCAGCGCCTCGGCATCGCCGCCGCACTCCTCGGCGACCCGCAGGTCGTGATGCTCGACGAGCCGTCCAACGGCCTCGACCCCGAAGGCATCATCTGGATCCGCGAACTGATGCGGAGCCTCGCCCGCGAGGGCCGCACGGTCCTCGTCTCCAGCCACCTCATGAACGAGACCGCCACGTTCGCCGACCACCTCGTCGTCCTGGGCCGCGGCAGGCTCCTCGCCGACACCCCGATGCAGGACTTCATCGACGCGCACAGCGACCGGCGCGTCCGCGTCCGCACCACCGACCCGGCGAGCCTGCGCGCCGCACTGCGCCGCAAGGGACTCGAAGCCGTGACAACCGGCGACGGCCGCTGGACCGTCGCCGGGGCCCGCGCGGAGGAGATCGGAGCACTCGCCGCCACGGACGGCATCCCCGTCCTCGAACTCGCCGACGAATCGGCCTCCTTGGAGGAGGCCTATCTCGCCCTCACCGCGGGTGCCACCGAGTTCGCGTCCGCCGCGACCCCCCTCCAGGAGGCCTGA
- a CDS encoding sensor histidine kinase — protein sequence MSRLLTPLIRAVTYTRWLHLLVGAIIALVCGMVYPGLTRPGYGDWALMLLIPVPLLMVAAVIPVVRRAEGLQARLMLFPGAHARVEDGSGPGEAGVSVAPSASWRDRGRTAVWLVLRLWAGCAVAFVTGQLMALALELVDATSGGPAEAESLIPVPGHGWAYALLVPVPPLVLLGVVALAGRLMASAALGLLGPSAAERLAALEERTEQLLERNRIARELHDSIGHALTVAVVQAGAARAAADPAFTDRALDAIEETGRAALEDLERVLLVLRESEQPASRRPTLTEADRLLDSARASGAEVDAEVLGALDTVPGPVSREGYRILQEALTNVLRHSGTVPIRVAVTVDDARLWLDVRNPLPAGSPVNGQGSGGGNGSGLRGIRERAALLGGRARTGPDEGQWRVHVELPLG from the coding sequence ATGTCCCGCCTCCTCACGCCGCTGATCCGCGCGGTCACGTACACCCGCTGGCTGCACCTGCTCGTCGGCGCGATCATCGCCCTCGTGTGCGGGATGGTGTATCCGGGGCTCACCAGGCCCGGGTACGGGGACTGGGCGCTGATGCTGTTGATCCCGGTCCCGCTCCTCATGGTGGCCGCCGTGATCCCCGTGGTCCGCAGGGCCGAAGGGCTTCAGGCCCGCTTGATGCTGTTTCCCGGCGCGCACGCGCGCGTGGAGGACGGTTCGGGTCCAGGGGAGGCGGGGGTGTCCGTGGCACCGTCGGCGTCGTGGCGCGACCGGGGCAGGACCGCGGTGTGGCTGGTGCTGCGTCTGTGGGCCGGCTGCGCGGTCGCGTTCGTGACCGGCCAGCTCATGGCTCTCGCCCTGGAGCTGGTGGACGCCACGTCGGGCGGCCCCGCCGAGGCCGAGTCCCTCATCCCCGTCCCGGGGCACGGCTGGGCGTACGCGCTGCTCGTGCCGGTGCCGCCGCTGGTGCTTCTGGGAGTGGTCGCGCTCGCCGGTCGCCTGATGGCCTCGGCCGCGCTCGGTCTGCTCGGGCCGTCGGCGGCGGAGCGCCTGGCCGCCCTGGAGGAGCGCACCGAGCAGCTGCTCGAACGCAATCGCATCGCCCGCGAACTCCACGACTCCATCGGGCACGCGCTGACCGTCGCCGTCGTGCAGGCCGGCGCGGCGCGGGCAGCCGCCGATCCGGCGTTCACCGACCGCGCCCTGGACGCCATCGAGGAGACGGGCAGGGCGGCCCTGGAGGACCTGGAGCGGGTCCTGCTCGTGCTGCGCGAGTCGGAGCAGCCCGCGAGCCGACGGCCCACGCTCACGGAGGCGGACCGCCTTCTCGACTCGGCGCGCGCCTCGGGCGCCGAGGTCGACGCGGAGGTGCTCGGCGCGCTGGACACGGTGCCCGGTCCCGTCTCCAGAGAGGGCTACCGCATCCTCCAGGAGGCACTGACGAACGTGCTGCGCCACTCGGGGACCGTCCCGATCCGGGTCGCCGTCACGGTCGACGACGCCCGCCTGTGGCTCGACGTACGCAATCCGCTTCCCGCGGGCTCACCGGTGAACGGCCAGGGCAGTGGCGGTGGCAACGGCAGCGGTCTGCGGGGGATCCGGGAGAGGGCGGCGCTCCTCGGCGGCCGGGCGCGGACGGGTCCCGACGAGGGGCAGTGGCGGGTGCACGTCGAGCTGCCGCTCGGCTGA
- a CDS encoding response regulator transcription factor — protein sequence MPLTVLLVDDEPLVRAGLRAVLSAQPDIEVVGEAADGAAVIPLVRRLRPDVVAMDVRMPLLDGIEATRAVLRSVSEPPKILVITTFENDEYVYGALRAGADGFLLKRSRPAEIVNAVRLVAEGDSLLFPAAVRRLAAEYGNASARETMDRAALTEREADVLRLMTRGLSNAEIAERLVVGTETVKSHVSAVLAKLGARDRTQAVIAAYESGFVSPG from the coding sequence ATGCCGCTCACCGTGCTCCTTGTCGACGATGAACCGCTGGTCCGCGCGGGGTTGCGTGCCGTGCTCTCGGCGCAGCCGGACATCGAGGTAGTGGGCGAGGCGGCCGACGGCGCCGCGGTGATCCCGCTCGTCCGGCGGCTGCGTCCGGACGTCGTCGCCATGGATGTGCGCATGCCTCTCCTGGACGGGATCGAGGCCACGCGCGCGGTGCTGCGCAGTGTGTCCGAGCCGCCCAAGATCCTGGTGATCACGACGTTCGAGAACGACGAGTACGTGTACGGGGCGCTGCGGGCGGGCGCCGACGGGTTCCTGCTGAAGCGGTCGCGTCCCGCCGAGATCGTGAACGCGGTCCGGCTCGTGGCCGAGGGCGATTCCCTGCTGTTCCCCGCGGCCGTGCGGCGGCTCGCGGCCGAGTACGGCAACGCGTCGGCACGCGAGACGATGGACCGCGCTGCGCTCACCGAGCGGGAGGCGGACGTGCTGCGCCTGATGACGCGGGGCCTGTCCAACGCGGAGATCGCCGAGCGGCTCGTCGTCGGCACGGAGACGGTCAAGTCGCATGTGAGCGCCGTCCTCGCCAAGCTCGGGGCGCGGGACCGGACGCAGGCCGTCATCGCCGCGTACGAATCCGGTTTCGTCTCGCCCGGCTGA
- a CDS encoding ROK family transcriptional regulator translates to MGRLTGGDPSLLRRINSAVVLHALRATDLATLTEITRVTGLSRPTVEGVVEGLITAGLVVETAVDDSGTRRQGRPARRFRFRAEAGHLLGLEIGPHRVAAVLSDLDGKVLGTAAKDVDETAPADERIERLRTAVADLLRRAGVARNSLRAVGVGSPGIVEADGTVRLGTALPEWTGLQLGERLRRSFKCPVLVENDANAAAVAEHWKGAATESDDIVFVLAGLSPGAGALIGGRLHRGYGGAAGEIGALHLLGREVRPETLLSTTDEPLHPLDEQAVARVFALARQGDERAGAAVDRFLQRLVHDVAALVLALDPELVVVGGWAAGLDGVLEPLRRELARYCLRPPRVALSVLGEAAVATGALRLALDHVEEQLFAVEGTVTARR, encoded by the coding sequence TTGGGGCGGCTGACCGGCGGGGACCCTTCCCTGCTACGGCGGATCAACTCCGCGGTGGTGCTGCATGCCCTGCGCGCCACGGATCTCGCGACGCTCACGGAGATCACCCGGGTCACCGGGCTCTCCCGGCCCACGGTCGAGGGTGTCGTCGAAGGGCTCATCACTGCGGGGCTCGTCGTCGAGACGGCCGTCGACGACAGCGGGACGCGGCGCCAGGGGCGGCCCGCGCGACGGTTCCGCTTCCGGGCCGAGGCGGGGCACCTGCTCGGTCTGGAGATCGGCCCGCACCGCGTGGCCGCCGTCCTGTCGGACCTGGACGGCAAGGTGCTCGGCACGGCCGCGAAGGACGTCGACGAGACCGCTCCGGCCGACGAGCGCATCGAGCGGCTGCGGACCGCGGTCGCGGACCTGCTGCGCCGTGCGGGCGTCGCCCGGAACTCGCTGCGGGCGGTCGGCGTCGGCAGCCCCGGCATCGTGGAGGCCGACGGCACCGTGCGCCTCGGCACCGCCCTGCCGGAGTGGACGGGGCTGCAGCTGGGTGAGCGACTGCGGCGCTCCTTCAAGTGCCCTGTCCTGGTGGAGAACGACGCGAACGCGGCGGCGGTGGCCGAGCACTGGAAGGGCGCGGCGACCGAGTCCGACGACATCGTGTTCGTGCTGGCGGGGCTCAGTCCGGGCGCCGGCGCGCTGATCGGCGGTCGGCTGCACCGCGGGTACGGCGGCGCGGCCGGGGAGATCGGGGCGCTGCACCTCCTGGGGCGTGAGGTGCGCCCCGAGACGCTGCTCTCGACGACGGACGAGCCGCTGCACCCGCTCGACGAGCAGGCCGTCGCGCGGGTCTTCGCTCTCGCGCGCCAGGGCGACGAGCGGGCCGGCGCGGCTGTCGACCGGTTCCTCCAGCGCCTGGTGCACGACGTGGCGGCGCTGGTGCTCGCCCTCGACCCGGAGCTGGTCGTCGTGGGCGGCTGGGCGGCCGGTCTGGACGGCGTACTGGAGCCGCTGCGCCGGGAGTTGGCCCGCTACTGCCTGCGTCCGCCGCGCGTGGCCCTGTCGGTCCTGGGCGAGGCGGCGGTGGCGACCGGGGCGCTGCGGCTCGCGCTGGACCATGTCGAGGAGCAGCTGTTCGCCGTCGAGGGAACGGTCACGGCGCGCCGCTAG
- a CDS encoding GntR family transcriptional regulator has protein sequence MGTTQLETAPEPKYWHLKTVLTEALDSEFAVGEILPNERDLAARFGVARATLRQALEQLELEGRLQRRRGVGTTVAPPRVGVAVDSSDDQEWPGAADGEAWQAVDSEPAVPPAAVARILGTAPDERVHRVRRTRVSHGQPVAAELLYVPSSSVPELSAIDAPSGPSRARVVLRELGRLGLEGQDRAVELGSARADDAKELDRLPGAPVLVVTTRFFSEGETAAVSVATYRADTCRLTFGDSGGVEIHHGPDRRAS, from the coding sequence GTGGGGACCACGCAGTTGGAAACGGCGCCGGAGCCGAAGTACTGGCACCTCAAGACCGTGCTGACCGAGGCACTCGACTCCGAGTTCGCCGTGGGAGAGATCCTGCCGAACGAGCGGGACCTCGCGGCCCGCTTCGGAGTCGCCCGTGCCACGCTCCGCCAGGCGCTCGAACAGCTCGAGCTCGAAGGCAGGCTCCAGCGCCGCCGTGGCGTCGGCACCACCGTCGCCCCGCCCCGCGTGGGCGTGGCGGTCGACTCGTCCGACGACCAGGAGTGGCCCGGCGCCGCCGACGGTGAGGCCTGGCAGGCCGTGGACAGCGAGCCCGCGGTGCCGCCGGCGGCCGTGGCCCGCATCCTCGGCACCGCGCCCGACGAGCGCGTGCACCGGGTGCGCCGCACGCGTGTGTCGCACGGCCAGCCCGTCGCCGCCGAGCTGCTCTACGTGCCGTCGTCGTCCGTGCCCGAACTCTCTGCCATAGACGCCCCGTCCGGGCCCTCACGCGCGCGTGTCGTGCTCCGCGAACTGGGGCGCCTCGGGCTCGAGGGGCAGGACCGCGCCGTCGAGCTGGGCTCGGCCCGTGCCGACGACGCGAAGGAACTCGACCGGCTGCCGGGCGCGCCCGTCCTCGTCGTCACGACCCGGTTCTTCAGCGAGGGCGAGACGGCCGCGGTCTCCGTGGCCACCTACCGCGCCGACACCTGCCGCCTCACCTTCGGCGACTCCGGCGGCGTCGAGATCCACCACGGCCCGGACCGCCGCGCCTCCTGA
- a CDS encoding RNA polymerase sigma-70 factor codes for MATDTVIEVFEEHRPVLMGVAYRMLGRVADAEDVVQDAWLRWAQADRDEVREPRAYLVRVATRLAIDRLRQAQVRREAYVGPWLPEPLVTDFGPTAPDTAEAAVLAESVSLAVLVVLESLSPLERAVFVLREAFGFPFAEIATTLERSESAVRQLAGRARKHVDERRPRFDVDPVEQRDLTERFLAAATGGDLEALMTILAPDARLVGDSGGKSKAPLRVIESADKVGRFLLGAAKGGGAAFTFRIVELNAGPAVLALVDGKPDSVFQVDVADGHVQCVYIVRNPDKLTSLA; via the coding sequence GTGGCAACCGACACCGTGATTGAGGTCTTCGAAGAGCACCGGCCGGTCCTGATGGGGGTCGCCTACCGCATGCTGGGCCGCGTGGCCGACGCCGAGGACGTCGTCCAGGACGCCTGGCTGCGCTGGGCGCAGGCCGACCGCGACGAGGTGCGCGAACCACGCGCCTATCTCGTCCGCGTCGCCACCCGTCTGGCCATCGACCGGTTGCGGCAGGCACAGGTGCGGCGCGAGGCGTACGTGGGTCCCTGGCTGCCGGAGCCGCTGGTCACCGACTTCGGGCCGACCGCGCCCGACACCGCGGAGGCGGCCGTACTCGCCGAGTCGGTGTCGCTCGCCGTCCTCGTCGTCCTGGAGTCGCTCTCGCCGCTGGAGCGCGCCGTGTTCGTGCTCCGTGAGGCGTTCGGGTTCCCGTTCGCCGAGATCGCCACCACCCTCGAACGCAGTGAGTCCGCGGTGCGGCAGCTCGCGGGACGTGCCCGCAAGCACGTGGACGAGCGCCGGCCGCGCTTCGACGTCGACCCCGTCGAGCAGCGCGACCTCACCGAGCGTTTCCTCGCGGCCGCGACGGGCGGGGACCTGGAGGCTCTGATGACGATCCTCGCGCCCGACGCGCGTCTCGTCGGCGACAGCGGCGGCAAGTCCAAGGCGCCGCTGCGCGTCATCGAGTCCGCCGACAAGGTGGGCCGCTTCCTGCTCGGGGCCGCCAAGGGCGGCGGCGCCGCGTTCACCTTCCGGATCGTGGAGCTCAACGCGGGGCCTGCCGTGCTCGCCCTCGTCGACGGCAAGCCGGACAGCGTCTTCCAGGTCGATGTCGCCGACGGCCACGTGCAGTGCGTATACATCGTGCGTAACCCGGACAAGCTCACGTCGCTCGCCTGA
- a CDS encoding alpha/beta fold hydrolase translates to MATEVSFSIETPGGPREVTVAYERVGTGEPLLLLHGIGHHWQAWAPVIPVLAAERDVIAIDLPGFGASPALPDGVAYDLPTVTATLGSLCAALGIERPHVAGNSLGGLLALELGREKLVRSVTALSPGGFWSQAERLYAFGTLRAMRQGARALPVPAIERLARSAAGRTALTSTIYARPGRRSPDAVVAETLALRHAPGFAQTLAAGLDVQFTDDVPDIPVTVAWGTRDRLLLRRQGIRAKHAVPGARLVRLPGCGHVPMSDDPALVSRVILDTSR, encoded by the coding sequence ATGGCCACAGAGGTCTCCTTCAGCATCGAAACCCCCGGTGGCCCCCGTGAGGTGACCGTCGCGTACGAACGCGTGGGCACCGGGGAGCCCCTGCTTCTCCTGCACGGGATCGGCCACCACTGGCAGGCCTGGGCCCCCGTGATCCCGGTCCTGGCCGCCGAACGCGACGTGATCGCGATCGACCTGCCGGGCTTCGGCGCCTCTCCCGCGCTGCCCGACGGCGTCGCCTACGACCTTCCGACGGTGACGGCCACGCTCGGCTCGCTCTGCGCGGCTCTCGGCATCGAGCGGCCGCATGTGGCGGGCAACTCCCTGGGAGGACTGCTCGCGCTGGAGCTCGGCCGCGAGAAGCTCGTACGGTCGGTCACCGCGCTGTCGCCCGGCGGGTTCTGGTCGCAGGCCGAGCGCCTTTACGCGTTCGGCACGCTGCGCGCGATGCGGCAGGGCGCGCGGGCGCTGCCGGTTCCCGCGATCGAGCGGCTCGCGCGGTCGGCCGCGGGCCGGACGGCCCTGACGAGCACCATCTACGCCCGCCCCGGCCGCCGTTCACCCGATGCGGTCGTCGCGGAGACGCTGGCCCTGCGCCACGCTCCCGGGTTCGCGCAGACCCTCGCCGCGGGTCTGGATGTGCAGTTCACGGACGACGTGCCGGACATCCCGGTGACCGTCGCCTGGGGCACCCGCGACCGGCTGCTCCTGCGCCGCCAGGGCATCAGGGCCAAGCACGCCGTCCCCGGGGCCCGCCTCGTGCGGCTGCCCGGCTGCGGTCACGTCCCCATGAGCGACGACCCGGCGCTCGTCTCCCGCGTCATCCTGGACACCAGCCGCTGA